The DNA sequence TGGCAAGCTGGACAAGGAATAAGCATCCATGGCCTACGGCAGCCTTTTCGAACGCCTCGGCGGGGACGCCGACAAGCGTGCCGGCTGGAGCCGCGAAGTTGCGGCAATGGCTTCGGTGGCTGCCCATCTGGCCAAAATGCTCAGCACCCGGGCGGGCAGCGTGCAAACGTTGCCCGACTATGGGTTGCCCGATTTGAACGATATGCGCCTGTCGCTGCACGACTCGCTGCAACAGGCGCGTATCGCCATCGAACGCTTCATCGAAGCGTACGAGCCCCGTTTAAGCCAGGTCAGGGTGGTTTCCCTGCCCCGCGACCAAGATCTGCTGCGCCTCGCCTTCGCCATTGACGGCCTGCTGGAAGTGGACGGCATCAAGCGCCCGGTCGGCTTCTCCGCCAGCCTGGATGGCAGCGGACGGGTGAAGGTTCAAGGCAACAGCTAAATCACGGATGACTGCAACATGATGCGCTCAAAGAAATATCTGCTTGCCGGTCTTATGCTGGCCGTACTGTTATCAGCCAATCCCATCCATGCGCAAGGTTGCATCGGTGTCGGCTGTGCTTTTGGCAGCGAGAACCC is a window from the Pseudomonas sp. MTM4 genome containing:
- the tssE gene encoding type VI secretion system baseplate subunit TssE is translated as MAYGSLFERLGGDADKRAGWSREVAAMASVAAHLAKMLSTRAGSVQTLPDYGLPDLNDMRLSLHDSLQQARIAIERFIEAYEPRLSQVRVVSLPRDQDLLRLAFAIDGLLEVDGIKRPVGFSASLDGSGRVKVQGNS